A genomic region of Elephas maximus indicus isolate mEleMax1 chromosome 10, mEleMax1 primary haplotype, whole genome shotgun sequence contains the following coding sequences:
- the RPGRIP1 gene encoding LOW QUALITY PROTEIN: X-linked retinitis pigmentosa GTPase regulator-interacting protein 1 (The sequence of the model RefSeq protein was modified relative to this genomic sequence to represent the inferred CDS: deleted 1 base in 1 codon) has product MMSHLMVDNTSGDQPVRDTDSVPLMMPAWKGKNIKTQPSLSKMSREELEDSFLRLRDEHMMVKAFSWKQQDEIKRYLKTALLRLSAVGGGDLRAQAAAAAQLPEPARRRRNGAWRQRPAMHQRPAAPGPQRQVQRNSRSSPRRAHVAHRQLHTAGALVPEQPKRGPRERLSYTAPPTFKEHVTNEKTGAEISSEPSKLFNVSISTISFNKAMITTKLIGLCMIPSSAHIMTSSTMQVEEPPKSPEKMWSRDEDFQQRSSLECAQKATELRASIRENVELIRLKKLLHEKNASLLATKTQLAEVQEAYETMLQKNQGILSVAHDALLGQVNELRAELKEESKKTVSLKTQLEDVAILQVTLKEFQERVEDLEKERKLLNDNYNKLLENMLDSSALPHWGSELIGEQLQDKVSQLQDQLNAELEEKRKILLQLNREKAQNQDLKLEVTNLLLKHQQEVESLQKENTISQSPGGQSEPATHPALFQEAPQIEPYESRNQEEQKLSQMLSELQASHAETTLELDKTRDMLLLQRKISECYKEELEALITKADNEKKDNQEKLERLNQLLDLKKDRIKQLEGILRSHGLPTSEQLKDVAYGTRQLSLCLETLPANSNEDKVDISLLHQSENLFELHLHQAFLTSAALAQAGDTQPTTFCTYSFYDFETHCTPLAVGPQPLYDFTSQYVVETDSLFLHYLQGASARLDLHQAMASEYHTLAAGWICFDRVLDTVERVRGSTTLTGAGGEDFGVLEYWMRLRFPIRSSLQACSKQKKAQTYLSANVLGAWEGQEDESRSKAWKHQNELWVEIIRCYGLRSQRLGTQPSPYAMYRFFTFADHDTAIIPASNHPYFKDQARFPVLVTSDLNQYLRREALLVYVFDDEDSEPGSYLGQAQVPLLPLAQNKSIKGDFNLTDPEGKPNGSIQMKLEWKSHYLPPENFLKPEAHTEESAIKDSLETIYEEEMASFPPQDQMASVEIPTEAGQDHVKRRPPQVGEIKEKQHQIESYTRRKHGKRAGIQGKNRMEYLSRSIFSENVLQQMNYTEWKFSGLKVSIDDDLKTNQQKEETMTSACSALKQRKHPVNGQESYEEASEVSETQTTDSDDIIVIPISQKYLKADSEKMCIEIISLAFYPEAEVMSDENIKQVYVEYKFYDIPLSETETPISLRKPRAGEEIHFHFSKVIDLDPLEQKGRRQFLFTMLNGEDPDQGHLKFTVVSEPMDDENKECQEVGYAYLELWQILESGRDILQEELDIVSPEDQVTPIGRLKISLQAAAALHAIYKEMTEDLFL; this is encoded by the exons ATGATGTCACATCTTATGGTGGACAATACGTCAGGAGACCAACCAGTTAGAGACACAGACTCCGTACCTCTGATGATGCCAGCCTGGAAAG GTAAGAATATAAAAACTCAACCATCCCTCAGCAAGATGAGCAGGGAGGAATTGGAGGACAGTTTCCTTCGACTTCGTGATGAGCACATGATGGTGAAGGCTTTTTCTTGGAAGCAACAGGATGAGATCAAAAGGTACCTCAA GACGGCCTTGCTCAGGCTGAGCGCCGTGGGTGGTGGTGACCTGCGGGcccaggcggcggcggcggcgcagcTCCCAGAGCCGGCAAGGCGGCGGCGGAACGGGGCGTGGCGGCAGCGCCCGGCGATGCACCAACGCCCCGCGGCGCCCGGGCCGCAGCGGCAGGTCCAGCGCAACAGCAGGTCTTCTCCCAGGCGCGCCCACGTGGCGCACAGACAGCTCCACACCGCTGGAGCGCTGGTGCCAGAGCAACCCAAGAGAG GACCAAGAGAGAGGCTGAGCTACACAGCCCCTCCTACATTCAAGGAGCATGTGACAAATGAAAAAACCGGAGCTGAAATATCCAGTGAACCCAGCAAAC TGTTTAATGTTTCTATCAGTACGATTTCTTTCAACAAAGCCATGATTACAACTAAACTCATTGGCCTATGCATG ATACCTAGCAGTGCACACATTATGACCAGCAGTACCATGCAAGTGGAAGAGCCACCCAAGTCTCCTGAGAAAATGTGGTCCAGAGATGAAGATTTTCAACAGAGAAGCTCATTGGAGTGTGCTCAGAAGGCCACGGAGCTTCG AGCTTCCATTAGGGAGAATGTAGAGCTGATTCGACTTAAGAAGCTCTTACATGAAAAGAATGCCTCATTGTTAGCGACAAAAACACAGCTCGCAGAAGTTCAAGAG GCATATGAAACCATGCTCCAGAAG AATCAGGGAATCCTGAGTGTAGCCCATGATGCCCTCCTTGGTCAAGTAAATGAGCTCAGGGCAGAGCTGAAGGAGGAGAGCAAAAAGACTGTGAGCTTGAAGACCCAACTGGAAGATGTAGCCATCCTGCAGGTGACTCTGAAGGAG TTTCAGGAGAGAGTCGAAGATCTGGAAAAAGAACGAAAATTGCTGAATGACAATTATAACAAACTCTTAGAAAA CATGTTGGACAGCAGTGCTCTCCCTCACTGGGGCAGTGAGCTCATAGGAGAACAGCTACAGGATAAAGTCTCTCAGTTGCAGGATCAGCTGAACGCTGAgctggaagagaagagaaaaatcttaCTTCAGTTGAACAGAGAGAAAG cccAAAACCAGGATCTGAAGCTTGAAGTCACCAACTTGCTTCTGAAGCATCAACAGGAAGTAGAGAGCCTCcaaaaggaaaacacaatttCCCAATCTCCTGGAGGGCAATCAGAACCAGCCACTCACCCAGCTCTGTTCCAAGAGGCTCCTCAGATAGAG CCCTATGAATCAAGAAACCAAGAAGAACAGAAGCTGTCCCAGATGTTAAGTGAATTGCAAGCATCGCATGCAGAGACCACATTGGAGCTAGACAAGACTAGAGACATGCTTCTTCTGCAGCGCAAAATCAGCGAGTGTTATAAG GAGGAGCTGGAGGCGTTGATAACAAAAGCTGATAATGAAAAGAAAGATAACCAAGAGAAACTGGAGAGGTTGAATCAACTGCTAGACCTCAAGAAAGATCGTATCAAGCAGCTGGAAGGTATTTTAAGAAGCCACGGCCTTCCAACATCTG AACAGCTCAAGGATGTGGCTTATGGCACCCGACAGTTGTCATTATGTCTGGAAACACTACCAGCCAATAGCAATGAGGATAAAGTGGACATTTCTCTGCTGCATCAAAGTGAAAATCTTTTTGAACTGCAccttcaccaggccttcctgacATCTGCTGCCCTGGCTCAGGCTGGTGATACCCAACCTACCACTTTTTGCACCTATTCCTTCTATGATTTTGAAACTCACTGTACCCCATTAGCTGTGGGGCCACAGCCCCTCTATGATTTCACCTCTCAGTACGTGGTGGAGACAGACTCCCTTTTCTTGCACTACCTTCAAGGGGCTTCAGCCCGGCTTGACCTTCACCAGGCTATGGCCAGTGAGTACCACACCCTTGCAGCTGGATGGATTTGCTTTGACAGGGTGCTGGACACTGTGGAGAGGGTCCGTGGCTCTACCACTCTTACTG GAGCTGGTGGAGAGGACTTTGGAGTGCTAGAGTACTGGATGAGGCTTCGCTTCCCCATAAGATCCAGCCTACAGGCATGCAGTAAGCAAAAGAAAGCCCAGACTTATCTGTCAGCTAATGTGCTTGGAGCCTGGGAGGGCCAGGAGGATGAG TCCAGATCAAAGGCTTGGAAGCATCAGAATGAGCTGTGGGTGGAGATCATCAGGTGCTATGGCCTCCGAAGTCAACGGCTGGGCACCCAACCCAGTCCATATGCCATGTACCGCTTCTTCACCTTTGCTGACCATGACACTGCCATCATTCCAGCCAGTAACCATCCCTACTTTAAAGACCAGGCTCGATTCCCAGTGCTTGTGACCTCTGACCTGAATCAGTATCTGAGGCGGGAAGCCCTACTTGTGTATGTGTTTGATGATGAAGACTCAGAGCCGGGCTCATACCTTGGCCAAGCCCAAGTGCCCTTGCTGCCTCTTGCACAAAACAAATCTATTAAAG GTGATTTTAACCTCACTGACCCTGAGGGGAAACCCAATGGATCTATTCAGATGAAACTGGAATGGAAGTCTCACTACCTGCCCCCAGAAAACTTCCTGAAACCAGAAGCTCATACTGAGGAGAGTGCCATCAAGGACAGTTTAGAGACCATATATGAAGAGGAAATGGCTTCCTTTCCTCCCCAG GACCAGATGGCATCTGTTGAGATTCCCACTGAAGCTGGCCAGGATCATGTAAAGAGAAGACCTCCTCAGGTGGGAGAGATAAAGGAAAAGCAACACCAGATTGAGAGCTACACAAGAAGAAAACATGGCAAAAGAGCAGGCATCCAAGGAAAGAACAGAATGGAGTACCTTAGTCGTAGCATCTTTAGTGAAAATGTACTACAG CAGATGAACTACACTGAGTGGAAATTCTCAGGGCTTAAAGTCTCCATAGAtgatgatttaaaaacaaatcagCAAAAGGAAGAGACTATGACATCAGCCTGCTCAGCATTGAAACAGAGGAAACATCCTGTAAATG GTCAAGAATCCTATGAAGAAGCTTCTGAAGTCAGTGAAACACAGACTACCGATAGTGATGACATCATAGTGATACCCATATCTCAAAAATATCTTAAGGCA GATTCAGAGAAGATGTGCATTGAAATTATCTCCCTGGCCTTCTACCCAGAGGCTGAAGTGATGTCTGATGAGAACATAAAACAGGTGTACGTGGAGTATAAATTCTATGATATACCCCTGTCAGAGACAGAGACTCCAATATCCCTGAGGAAGCCGAGGGCAGGAGAAGAGATTCACTTCCACTTTAGCAAGG